One region of Rhizobium sp. 007 genomic DNA includes:
- a CDS encoding isocitrate lyase/phosphoenolpyruvate mutase family protein, giving the protein MKPLFGGHGLDEALLRADPYREAGADAILIYSRKAVADQILAFAKEWNNKLPVCIVPTKYYNTPVSADRDAGISTVIWANHAMRAAIAGMRLLRPHPL; this is encoded by the coding sequence TTGAAGCCCTTGTTCGGCGGCCATGGCCTTGACGAAGCGCTGCTTCGAGCCGACCCCTATCGGGAAGCCGGAGCCGATGCGATCCTCATTTATTCCCGCAAGGCTGTCGCAGACCAGATCCTCGCCTTTGCCAAAGAGTGGAACAACAAGCTCCCGGTCTGCATCGTTCCGACGAAATATTACAACACGCCGGTCTCTGCCGACCGCGACGCCGGCATCTCCACGGTCATCTGGGCCAATCACGCCATGCGCGCAGCGATCGCCGGAATGCGACTTCTGCGACCGCATCCGCTCTGA
- a CDS encoding IS66 family transposase: MTDAADQLPDDLASAHAMILAERAARREAEAVAARAQAVNSHSDALIARLRLEIEKLKRDIHGSRSERKARLLEQMELQLEELEADASQDELAAEMAARSSTVRAFERKRPSRKPFPEHLPRERVVIAAPTNCPCCGSARLAKLGEDITETLEVIPRQWKVIQTVREKFSCRECEKITQPPAPFHVTSRGFAGPNLLAMILFEKFGQHQPLNRQSERYAREGIDLSLSTLADQVGACAAVLKPVHGLIEAHVLAAERLHGDDTTVPILATGKTETGRIWTYVRDDRPFGGTSPPAALYYASRDRRQEHPERHLKTFTGILQADAYGGYNPLFKVDRNPGPLTQALCWAHARRKFFVLADIATNAKRGKNAATISPAALEAVSRIDMLFDIEREINGLSAGERLARRQQDSRPLVDELEEWLRSERTKLSRSSPVTEPIDYMLKRWEGFTSFLNDGRICLSNNAAERALRGFALGRKAWLFAGSDRGADRAAFMATLIMTAKLNDIDPQAWLADVLARIADTPITKLEQLLPWNWSAVGAIAEKAA, translated from the coding sequence ATGACCGACGCGGCCGATCAGCTTCCCGACGACCTTGCCAGCGCTCACGCGATGATCCTCGCGGAACGTGCCGCCCGTCGTGAAGCCGAGGCCGTTGCTGCTCGTGCGCAAGCTGTGAACTCGCATTCCGATGCGCTGATCGCCCGGCTGAGACTGGAGATCGAGAAGCTCAAGCGCGACATCCATGGCAGCCGCTCGGAGCGGAAGGCCCGGCTTCTCGAACAGATGGAATTGCAGCTCGAAGAGCTGGAAGCCGACGCCAGCCAAGACGAACTGGCGGCAGAGATGGCGGCACGATCATCGACAGTCAGGGCCTTCGAGCGCAAGCGTCCATCGCGCAAACCGTTTCCCGAGCATCTGCCGCGCGAGCGCGTCGTCATTGCCGCGCCGACAAATTGCCCGTGCTGTGGCTCGGCCAGGCTGGCGAAACTGGGCGAGGACATCACTGAGACGCTGGAGGTAATCCCGCGCCAGTGGAAGGTGATCCAGACGGTGCGCGAGAAATTCTCCTGCCGCGAATGCGAGAAGATTACTCAGCCGCCTGCGCCCTTCCATGTGACGTCGCGTGGCTTTGCCGGGCCAAACCTGCTGGCGATGATCCTGTTTGAGAAGTTCGGTCAGCATCAGCCGCTGAACCGGCAAAGTGAGCGCTATGCCCGCGAGGGCATCGATCTCAGCCTGTCGACGCTTGCCGACCAGGTTGGCGCTTGCGCCGCGGTCTTGAAGCCAGTGCATGGATTGATCGAGGCACATGTGCTGGCTGCCGAGCGGCTGCACGGCGATGACACCACGGTGCCGATCCTGGCGACGGGAAAGACCGAAACTGGCCGCATATGGACCTATGTCAGGGATGACCGGCCGTTCGGCGGAACATCGCCACCGGCAGCCCTCTACTATGCCTCGCGAGATCGTCGCCAGGAGCATCCCGAGAGGCATCTCAAGACCTTCACCGGCATTCTGCAGGCAGACGCATACGGCGGCTACAATCCCCTGTTCAAAGTGGATCGCAATCCAGGTCCGCTGACGCAGGCGCTGTGTTGGGCGCATGCCCGTCGCAAGTTTTTTGTGCTTGCCGACATTGCCACTAATGCGAAACGGGGAAAGAACGCAGCAACGATCTCGCCGGCTGCGCTCGAAGCGGTCAGCCGCATCGACATGCTGTTCGACATCGAGCGCGAGATCAATGGCTTATCTGCCGGTGAACGACTGGCACGACGGCAACAAGACAGTCGTCCTCTCGTCGACGAGCTTGAGGAATGGCTTCGTTCTGAACGAACAAAGCTGTCGCGCAGCTCACCGGTCACCGAGCCCATCGATTACATGCTGAAGCGTTGGGAGGGCTTCACGTCCTTCCTCAACGACGGCCGCATCTGCCTCAGCAACAATGCTGCTGAGCGGGCCCTGCGTGGCTTTGCTCTCGGCAGAAAAGCGTGGCTCTTTGCAGGCTCTGACCGGGGTGCGGATCGCGCCGCCTTCATGGCGACGCTGATCATGACAGCCAAGCTCAACGACATTGATCCGCAAGCTTGGCTCGCCGACGTGCTCGCCCGCATCGCCGACACCCCCATCACTAAGTTGGAGCAACTGCTCCCTTGGAATTGGTCGGCCGTGGGGGCGATTGCCGAAAAGGCGGCGTGA
- a CDS encoding MurR/RpiR family transcriptional regulator, which produces MDLPVVSAIKDSYERLPRQMKVAASWLVDHPTEVALLSMREQARRAHVPPTTLTRLAKRLGFDGFDKLKVVFANSVRKRPQSYTGCKEELIARGEAEGDGAMVSDTVEALDSYLSDLAKPSTIAALAGAADLMVEARQIFCIGLRSSFPAAHLMHYLGSLIDLPMALIDGVGGTQNDALLSASRRDVLLVVSVRPYSRYTMQIAEFAATRGAKLVALTDSELSPIAKISETVIRVRTEVPSVFHTMTPAFAAVECLLQLIAARRGSCAIQALAANEADLAALDQQ; this is translated from the coding sequence ATGGATCTCCCCGTTGTCAGTGCCATCAAGGACAGCTATGAGCGGCTGCCTCGGCAAATGAAGGTCGCCGCAAGTTGGTTGGTGGATCATCCGACTGAGGTCGCACTGCTGTCGATGAGGGAGCAAGCGCGAAGAGCGCATGTCCCTCCCACAACACTAACGCGACTAGCAAAGCGCCTTGGCTTTGACGGTTTCGACAAGTTGAAAGTTGTGTTCGCGAACAGCGTCAGGAAACGGCCACAAAGCTACACGGGATGTAAAGAGGAATTGATAGCACGAGGGGAGGCCGAAGGTGATGGCGCCATGGTTAGCGACACGGTCGAAGCACTGGATAGCTATCTCAGTGACCTCGCGAAACCCTCCACCATTGCCGCGCTCGCAGGAGCCGCCGATCTCATGGTGGAAGCAAGGCAGATCTTTTGCATCGGCCTGCGCTCGAGTTTTCCTGCGGCCCATCTTATGCATTATCTCGGGTCATTGATTGACTTGCCCATGGCATTGATTGACGGCGTAGGGGGAACCCAGAATGATGCACTCCTGTCTGCGAGCCGACGAGATGTTTTATTGGTAGTTTCAGTTCGCCCGTATAGTCGATACACAATGCAGATCGCTGAATTCGCAGCGACGCGCGGTGCGAAGCTCGTGGCGTTGACGGACAGCGAGCTCTCCCCTATTGCCAAAATCTCTGAAACTGTAATTCGCGTTCGGACCGAAGTGCCTTCGGTCTTTCACACCATGACTCCGGCGTTCGCGGCGGTAGAATGTCTCTTGCAATTGATCGCAGCCAGACGCGGCAGCTGCGCGATTCAAGCTTTGGCAGCCAACGAAGCAGATCTCGCAGCACTAGATCAGCAGTGA
- the ectB gene encoding diaminobutyrate--2-oxoglutarate transaminase: MLQERHSNLLATFERLESNVRTYSRSFPVVFRKGEGAILEDEGGRQYIDFLSGAGVLNYGHNDRNFLNHAMQYLNANGIIHGLDMATSAKREFLERFEEIILRPRGLTYKFQFTGPTGANAVEAALKLARKATGRHSIISFTNGFHGVSLGALSVTGNRYYRDAAGIPSGGVAFMPYDGYWGPDQDTSEFMEKALADASSGFDLPAAVILETVQGEGGINHASKSWLQSVERLCREKGILLIVDDIQAGCGRTGDFFSFEFADLLPDIVLLSKSLSGCGLPLSLLLLKPEFDIWRPGEHIGTFRGNNLALVTATAALRKYWTNGELSARVTKTGHIMSQRLREIGESNQDQSLLVRGRGMMLGLDCGTGELAGKIVRNAFEEGLVVERCGADDQVIKLLPPLTIDEQTLQRGLDILEKSVNAKA, translated from the coding sequence ATGCTTCAAGAGCGTCATTCCAACTTGCTGGCCACCTTTGAAAGACTCGAATCGAACGTGCGAACGTATTCGCGATCATTTCCTGTTGTGTTCAGGAAGGGCGAAGGAGCCATCCTCGAAGACGAGGGTGGTCGTCAGTATATTGATTTTCTCTCCGGCGCGGGTGTCCTTAATTACGGGCATAACGACCGCAATTTTCTGAACCATGCTATGCAATACCTAAACGCCAACGGAATTATCCACGGGTTGGACATGGCTACGTCAGCAAAACGAGAGTTTTTGGAGCGCTTCGAGGAAATAATATTACGTCCTCGCGGCCTGACGTACAAATTTCAGTTCACTGGTCCCACCGGCGCCAATGCCGTCGAAGCTGCTTTGAAACTCGCACGCAAGGCCACTGGACGTCACAGTATAATTTCCTTCACCAACGGCTTTCACGGAGTGAGCTTGGGGGCGCTTTCCGTAACGGGCAATCGATACTACCGAGATGCGGCAGGCATTCCTTCCGGCGGCGTAGCGTTCATGCCTTATGACGGGTATTGGGGGCCCGATCAGGATACTTCGGAATTTATGGAAAAGGCGCTTGCGGATGCGAGCAGTGGTTTCGATCTACCAGCAGCCGTCATTTTGGAGACTGTCCAGGGCGAGGGCGGCATCAATCATGCGAGCAAGAGTTGGCTGCAGTCGGTGGAGCGGCTTTGCAGAGAGAAGGGTATCCTCCTAATTGTCGACGACATTCAGGCAGGTTGCGGACGAACGGGTGATTTCTTCAGCTTTGAATTTGCGGATTTATTGCCAGACATCGTTCTCTTGTCCAAGTCCCTCAGTGGCTGCGGACTGCCGCTGTCCCTTTTGCTGCTCAAACCCGAATTCGATATTTGGCGACCGGGCGAACACATCGGTACCTTCAGAGGCAATAACCTTGCCCTCGTAACGGCGACTGCTGCATTGCGAAAATATTGGACGAATGGAGAGCTGTCTGCGCGTGTGACGAAGACAGGGCACATTATGAGCCAACGTCTTCGGGAGATTGGTGAAAGCAATCAAGATCAGAGTCTTCTCGTGCGCGGAAGGGGCATGATGCTGGGGCTCGATTGCGGCACAGGAGAACTGGCCGGGAAAATCGTCCGAAACGCCTTTGAAGAAGGGCTCGTCGTAGAGCGATGCGGCGCGGACGATCAGGTTATCAAGCTTCTCCCTCCGTTGACAATTGACGAGCAGACACTTCAACGCGGCCTGGACATTCTGGAGAAATCTGTCAACGCAAAGGCTTAA
- the tnpB gene encoding IS66 family insertion sequence element accessory protein TnpB (TnpB, as the term is used for proteins encoded by IS66 family insertion elements, is considered an accessory protein, since TnpC, encoded by a neighboring gene, is a DDE family transposase.): MIPVPSGVKVWLATGYTDMRKGFPGLALMVQETLKRDPHSGHLFCFRGRQGGLIKVIWHDGQGACLFTKKLERGRFLWPSAADGTLVITPAQLGYLLEGIDWRMPQKTWRPTSAG, translated from the coding sequence ATGATCCCGGTTCCGAGCGGCGTGAAGGTCTGGCTGGCAACAGGTTACACGGACATGCGAAAGGGTTTTCCCGGCCTTGCCCTGATGGTGCAGGAGACGTTGAAGCGCGATCCTCACAGCGGCCATTTGTTCTGCTTCCGCGGACGTCAGGGTGGATTGATCAAGGTGATCTGGCATGATGGCCAGGGTGCCTGCCTGTTCACCAAGAAGCTGGAACGGGGTCGCTTCTTATGGCCGTCGGCGGCCGATGGCACGCTGGTGATTACGCCGGCGCAGCTCGGTTATTTGCTCGAAGGCATCGATTGGCGGATGCCGCAAAAAACCTGGCGGCCGACGTCGGCTGGATGA
- a CDS encoding lysine 2,3-aminomutase, producing MDAIEGARDGTEGELQANSITRYHVTKFYREQITDKTYSEQLRHIVEPSFEEFESPGNLDTSGEHDNTVVPGFQHKYPQTGLLLVTDRCASYCRYCFRKRIVGKNSDEVATDFARISKYIRGHPEITNVLLSGGDPFMLSTAKLEKILDSMLPIPHLNSIRFGTKMVAYEPKRFEDPALLPLFQRINDAGKAAVIVTHFDHIGEISVDAERNIRSLGAQGVQFLNQSVLLRRINDSPEILAATFAKCHQMGVHPYYLFQGRPVKGASHFQVSLRRGLEIAHGINQRLSGIQKTFKYIMSHYTGKIEILDLGTDGRMYMRYHQNKTPEKIGKIFSRLYAEGACWLDDLPEG from the coding sequence TTGGACGCGATCGAGGGAGCGCGCGACGGAACCGAGGGGGAGCTACAAGCTAACAGCATCACGCGTTATCATGTAACAAAATTCTATCGAGAACAAATCACCGACAAGACTTATTCCGAGCAGCTTAGACATATCGTCGAGCCCTCATTCGAAGAGTTCGAGAGTCCCGGCAATCTGGATACGAGCGGCGAGCACGACAACACCGTCGTGCCCGGATTTCAGCACAAATACCCTCAGACGGGGTTGTTGCTGGTAACGGACCGTTGCGCTTCATATTGCCGTTATTGCTTTCGCAAACGCATCGTGGGTAAAAATTCCGATGAAGTTGCAACAGATTTCGCGCGAATTTCAAAATATATTAGAGGACACCCCGAAATAACTAACGTGCTGCTATCCGGCGGCGACCCGTTCATGCTTAGCACTGCCAAGCTCGAAAAAATCCTGGATAGTATGCTGCCGATCCCGCATTTGAATTCGATTAGGTTCGGCACGAAAATGGTCGCCTACGAGCCTAAGAGGTTTGAGGATCCCGCTTTATTACCTTTGTTCCAGCGGATCAATGACGCAGGTAAGGCCGCAGTGATCGTCACACATTTCGATCACATCGGTGAAATCTCGGTCGATGCAGAACGCAATATTCGTTCCTTGGGTGCACAAGGCGTGCAGTTCCTCAACCAATCGGTACTTCTTAGGCGTATCAATGATAGTCCCGAAATCTTGGCCGCGACGTTCGCCAAGTGCCACCAAATGGGTGTCCACCCCTATTATCTCTTCCAAGGTAGGCCGGTAAAAGGCGCATCGCATTTTCAGGTTTCACTGCGCCGCGGACTAGAGATTGCCCACGGCATCAACCAACGCCTCAGCGGTATTCAAAAGACCTTCAAATACATCATGTCGCATTACACAGGAAAGATCGAGATCCTCGATCTTGGAACCGATGGCCGCATGTATATGCGATATCATCAAAACAAAACTCCGGAAAAAATTGGAAAGATCTTTTCACGACTGTACGCCGAGGGTGCATGCTGGTTGGATGATTTGCCCGAGGGATGA
- a CDS encoding LuxR family transcriptional regulator — protein sequence MSAASNLRVDSKRLIEVNSMEYRRITDVTSTSKAIARMSDQFSLDAPVYCEVTTDEEVAVAFDMFLSQLNGAIRIEQLFDRLFVFARNFNCRWIAYGAPAQFQDPHRQNGGKPQITSNYPPEWQEHCVEKGYDKIDPTVKTSRFHSAAFRWSEAYKDASTTDSERRVFDEAAKFGLRSGVTIPLHGPCGSFSTMNFAQTETRDLENIAVAYLQLAALHFHLQVVGCLDVSGGDVPSLSAREKECIRWVAKGKSSWDIGVILGISQNTVNFHVKNVLRKLETGSRTVAALKAARLGLIEP from the coding sequence ATGTCTGCAGCAAGCAACTTGCGCGTCGATAGCAAACGACTGATCGAGGTGAATTCCATGGAGTACCGCAGGATCACAGACGTGACTTCAACGTCTAAGGCAATAGCCAGAATGTCCGATCAGTTTTCGCTTGATGCGCCAGTCTATTGCGAGGTGACGACTGATGAGGAGGTTGCCGTCGCGTTTGACATGTTTCTAAGCCAGCTCAATGGAGCTATTCGCATTGAACAGCTGTTCGACCGATTATTCGTTTTTGCGCGCAACTTCAACTGCCGGTGGATTGCCTATGGTGCTCCGGCGCAATTTCAGGATCCACATAGGCAGAACGGAGGCAAACCACAGATTACATCGAATTATCCTCCCGAGTGGCAAGAGCACTGTGTCGAAAAAGGCTATGACAAGATCGATCCCACCGTAAAGACGAGCCGGTTTCATTCGGCCGCTTTTCGGTGGAGTGAAGCGTACAAAGATGCAAGCACAACTGACAGCGAAAGACGCGTCTTCGACGAGGCTGCAAAGTTCGGCCTGAGGTCTGGTGTTACCATTCCTCTGCATGGGCCGTGTGGTAGCTTTTCGACCATGAACTTTGCTCAAACGGAAACGCGCGATCTAGAAAATATCGCGGTCGCCTACCTGCAACTTGCCGCGTTGCATTTTCATTTGCAGGTAGTGGGATGCTTGGACGTGAGCGGCGGCGATGTTCCCAGCCTTTCTGCCAGAGAAAAGGAGTGTATTCGGTGGGTAGCAAAAGGAAAATCATCATGGGACATCGGAGTTATTCTCGGAATTTCCCAAAATACAGTCAATTTCCATGTTAAAAATGTATTACGAAAATTAGAAACGGGAAGCAGGACGGTTGCCGCTTTGAAAGCTGCGCGATTAGGACTGATCGAACCGTAA
- a CDS encoding winged helix-turn-helix domain-containing protein produces the protein MINNNASGPNSDYFSQGSVIPPREALTFLDLELNITSHRVRRNGHPIHLTPTAFRLLHHLMKDPFRVYSRPELKNAAWPDNVHIGPRTIDVHIGHLRAALNRVGEPGLIRTVRSLGYALFE, from the coding sequence ATGATCAACAACAATGCTTCTGGACCAAACTCTGACTACTTTTCTCAAGGCTCCGTCATTCCTCCTCGTGAGGCACTGACCTTTCTTGACCTCGAGCTGAATATAACCAGCCATCGTGTGCGGCGAAATGGCCACCCGATACATCTTACTCCAACAGCATTCCGTCTTTTACATCACCTGATGAAAGACCCATTCAGGGTGTACTCCCGACCTGAACTGAAGAATGCAGCTTGGCCGGACAATGTGCATATTGGCCCCCGCACCATTGATGTTCATATCGGCCATTTGCGCGCAGCCCTCAACCGAGTAGGCGAGCCAGGTCTCATACGAACCGTGCGGTCCCTCGGCTATGCGCTTTTCGAGTAG
- a CDS encoding transposase, with protein MTKQLVEVITSVERRRRWSREDKERLVAATFEPGASVSEIARSAGIHSGQLFRWRKELCQVSAPSISRFIPVEVVASLPAPDAVETAPPARSRKKTSIVTIELGRSRRLRVESDIDTEALVRILDILERR; from the coding sequence ATGACAAAGCAGCTTGTTGAGGTTATCACATCGGTCGAGCGACGTCGGCGCTGGTCTCGGGAGGATAAAGAGCGGCTGGTCGCGGCAACGTTTGAGCCAGGAGCCAGCGTGTCGGAGATCGCGCGATCTGCTGGTATCCATTCCGGCCAGTTGTTCCGCTGGCGAAAGGAACTGTGCCAGGTATCGGCGCCCTCAATCTCACGGTTTATCCCTGTCGAAGTTGTCGCGAGCTTGCCAGCGCCTGATGCGGTGGAAACGGCCCCGCCTGCACGGTCGCGCAAGAAGACGAGCATCGTGACGATCGAGCTTGGCCGCAGCCGGCGCCTTCGCGTCGAGAGTGACATTGACACCGAAGCCCTGGTTCGGATCCTCGATATCCTGGAGCGGCGATGA